The Pleomorphomonas sp. T1.2MG-36 genome contains a region encoding:
- a CDS encoding NADPH-dependent F420 reductase, giving the protein MFHSGRFFNHSAWARYQSTPPRRRGHQTQQEIIMNVSVIGTGNMGRGFAARLVKAGHAVTLYGRDAAKAGEVAQAVGAKAASAAEAAKADVIVLAMPFDAAVGALKALGDITGRVVIDITNPLTADYMGLTIGHTTSAAEEIAKAVPGISLVKGFNTVFAQVLAGNGKAAGGHDVPAFLASDSAEAKAVAADLARSMGFGVVDVGGLRNARYLEALAGLNIYLGYGAGLGTSVTPIWLPVAG; this is encoded by the coding sequence ATCTTTCATTCTGGCCGATTTTTCAATCATTCGGCATGGGCTAGGTATCAATCAACGCCGCCACGGCGACGCGGACATCAAACCCAACAGGAGATCATCATGAACGTATCCGTCATCGGCACCGGCAACATGGGTCGCGGCTTTGCCGCCCGTCTGGTCAAGGCCGGCCACGCCGTCACCCTCTACGGACGCGACGCCGCCAAGGCGGGCGAGGTGGCGCAGGCCGTCGGCGCCAAGGCGGCGAGCGCCGCCGAGGCGGCCAAGGCCGACGTCATCGTGCTGGCCATGCCCTTTGATGCCGCAGTCGGCGCGCTGAAGGCGCTGGGCGACATCACGGGCCGCGTGGTGATCGACATCACCAACCCGCTGACGGCCGACTACATGGGCCTGACCATCGGCCACACCACCTCGGCCGCCGAGGAAATCGCCAAGGCCGTGCCGGGCATTTCGCTGGTGAAGGGCTTCAACACCGTGTTCGCCCAGGTGCTGGCGGGCAATGGCAAGGCGGCGGGCGGTCACGACGTGCCGGCCTTCCTCGCCTCCGACAGCGCCGAGGCCAAGGCCGTGGCGGCCGATCTGGCTCGGTCGATGGGCTTCGGCGTGGTCGACGTCGGCGGCCTCAGGAACGCCCGCTATCTCGAGGCGCTGGCCGGTCTCAACATCTATCTCGGCTATGGCGCCGGGCTTGGGACCTCCGTCACGCCGATCTGGCTGCCGGTCGCCGGGTGA
- a CDS encoding LysR family transcriptional regulator, with amino-acid sequence MDIIRGMEAFVALATAGSFVAAADKLGTSTAAVSRQIAALETHLGARLVHRTTRRLSLTEAGSQFLERAEQILADLVEAEAVVGREAANPVGLLRVSAPLSFGISVLGALLPEFRRRFPDLRLDIDLSDRVVDLAHDGVDVAIRIAQAPSPNLIARRIAPIPIVTCASPAYLAAHGHPTHPSDLSAHETLSYSYLSSGDTWTFRTAAGDTAAVRVRSNVHATNGDLLRRLAVEGGGVIVQPGFIVEDDIAAGRLVQVLPDWSLGTFGLYAVYLSRRHLSAKARVFIDYLVEALGKERHPANAPARR; translated from the coding sequence ATGGACATCATCAGGGGCATGGAGGCTTTCGTGGCGCTGGCAACCGCCGGCAGCTTCGTCGCGGCCGCCGACAAGCTGGGCACGTCGACGGCGGCGGTGTCGCGGCAGATCGCGGCGCTGGAGACGCACCTCGGCGCGCGTCTGGTTCACCGGACCACGCGGCGCCTGTCGCTCACCGAGGCGGGGTCGCAGTTCCTGGAGCGGGCCGAGCAGATCCTCGCCGACCTCGTCGAGGCGGAAGCGGTGGTCGGCCGCGAGGCGGCGAACCCGGTCGGCCTCCTGCGCGTCAGCGCGCCGCTCTCCTTCGGCATTTCGGTGCTCGGCGCGCTGCTGCCGGAGTTTCGCCGCCGCTTTCCCGACCTCCGGCTCGACATCGACCTCAGCGACCGCGTCGTCGACCTCGCCCACGATGGCGTCGATGTGGCGATCCGCATCGCCCAGGCGCCGAGCCCCAACCTGATCGCCCGGCGCATCGCGCCCATCCCCATCGTCACCTGCGCCTCGCCCGCCTATCTCGCCGCGCACGGCCACCCCACCCACCCGAGCGACCTGTCGGCCCACGAAACGCTGAGCTATTCCTACCTCTCCAGCGGCGACACCTGGACCTTCCGCACCGCCGCCGGCGACACCGCCGCCGTGCGCGTCCGCTCCAACGTCCACGCCACCAACGGCGACCTGCTGCGCCGCCTCGCCGTCGAGGGCGGCGGCGTCATCGTCCAGCCGGGCTTCATCGTCGAGGACGACATCGCCGCCGGCCGCCTCGTCCAGGTGCTGCCCGACTGGTCGCTCGGCACCTTCGGCCTCTACGCCGTCTACCTCAGCCGACGCCACCTGTCGGCCAAGGCCAGGGTGTTCATCGACTATCTCGTGGAAGCCCTGGGAAAGGAGCGCCACCCAGCGAACGCGCCCGCGCGGAGGTAG
- a CDS encoding helix-turn-helix domain-containing protein: MTYETERIIAELKQAREAKGLSQRELARLSGVPQSHISKIEANAVDLRASSLVTLAHALGLELMLVPLKAVPAARSIARGLTVAELASRPAYSIDDEDEDA, translated from the coding sequence TTGACCTACGAGACCGAGCGGATCATCGCCGAGCTCAAACAGGCCCGGGAAGCCAAGGGGCTCAGCCAGCGGGAGTTGGCGCGGCTGTCCGGCGTGCCGCAATCGCACATATCCAAGATCGAAGCGAACGCCGTCGACCTCAGGGCGTCCAGCCTCGTCACCCTCGCCCACGCCCTCGGCCTCGAACTGATGCTCGTTCCGCTGAAGGCCGTGCCCGCCGCGCGCTCCATCGCGCGTGGCCTGACGGTAGCCGAGCTAGCCAGCCGCCCCGCCTACAGCATCGACGACGAGGACGAGGACGCCTGA